The following proteins come from a genomic window of Lachnoclostridium phytofermentans ISDg:
- a CDS encoding DUF6063 family protein: MLNNKNLAKAMEVFQALIIGEEISLETGKNADYYEAYSNNAEVNDLVEQMAKGMNLKIYDYNYSLFLTAGDHNRVFGYTNEELKRAMGLRLNKELYLCYFIIYNIMVSFYSDSATYTYTEYVRIEEILEAISRNLTNMIRNINILVRNELEESSFETLALTWDELPVVSSEDTNGIRAGRGSKSGYVKLVFNFLILQNVFVEAQEKYYPTNRFHAMVKNYFEEERGRLYEMQQQLEEKEGQEDATH; encoded by the coding sequence ATGTTAAATAATAAAAATCTTGCAAAGGCCATGGAAGTTTTTCAGGCATTAATTATCGGAGAAGAAATTAGCTTGGAGACTGGAAAAAATGCAGATTATTATGAGGCTTACAGTAACAATGCTGAAGTTAATGATCTTGTGGAACAGATGGCGAAAGGGATGAATTTAAAAATCTACGATTATAATTATAGCCTTTTTTTAACTGCTGGAGACCACAATCGTGTATTTGGATACACAAACGAAGAATTAAAGCGTGCGATGGGACTACGTCTCAATAAGGAGCTATATCTTTGTTACTTTATCATATACAACATTATGGTTAGTTTCTATAGCGATTCTGCAACCTATACCTATACAGAGTATGTAAGAATTGAGGAAATTCTTGAAGCAATTAGCCGAAACCTTACAAATATGATTCGTAACATTAATATATTAGTACGAAATGAACTAGAAGAGAGCAGTTTTGAAACACTTGCATTAACATGGGATGAACTACCGGTGGTTAGCAGTGAAGATACGAATGGAATTCGTGCTGGTAGGGGTTCTAAGTCAGGTTATGTAAAGCTTGTATTTAACTTTCTTATTCTTCAGAACGTTTTTGTGGAAGCGCAGGAGAAGTATTATCCAACTAACCGTTTTCATGCAATGGTAAAAAACTACTTTGAAGAAGAAAGAGGCAGACTGTATGAGATGCAGCAACAACTAGAGGAAAAGGAGGGGCAGGAGGATGCCACACATTAA
- the tadA gene encoding tRNA adenosine(34) deaminase TadA, with protein sequence MDEKIKYMKAAIVQAKKAALIGEVPIGCVIVYDNKIIARGYNKRNTKKTTLAHAEILAIEKASRYLNDWRLEGCTMYVTLEPCQMCSGAIVQSRMDRVVIGSMNPKAGCAGSILNLLQMEQFNHQVELETGVMQEECTKLLQDFFVMLREQKKREKESKKL encoded by the coding sequence ATGGATGAGAAAATAAAATATATGAAAGCTGCGATAGTTCAAGCAAAAAAGGCCGCCTTAATTGGCGAAGTACCTATTGGTTGCGTTATCGTTTATGATAATAAAATCATTGCTCGAGGTTATAACAAGAGAAATACCAAAAAAACTACACTAGCTCACGCTGAGATACTTGCAATAGAAAAAGCCTCAAGATATCTTAACGATTGGCGCTTGGAAGGTTGTACAATGTACGTGACCCTAGAACCATGTCAAATGTGTTCTGGGGCTATTGTTCAATCCCGAATGGATCGCGTTGTTATCGGTTCTATGAATCCGAAGGCTGGTTGTGCTGGTTCCATTCTTAACTTATTACAAATGGAGCAATTTAACCATCAGGTAGAACTAGAAACAGGTGTTATGCAAGAGGAATGTACGAAGTTATTGCAAGACTTTTTTGTCATGCTTCGGGAACAAAAAAAGAGAGAAAAGGAAAGTAAGAAGTTATGA
- a CDS encoding response regulator transcription factor: protein MRKLLIADDEKIIREGIAKLIQASSLPVTIVGQAANGRQALEMMQSTRPDLVIIDITMPAITGLDVIEQSKDFLPSSKFIIVSGHDSFPFAQKAIELGAFHYLLKPIKRSQLLSVVEHALETLEKKEEVIVSTDTDITSVSDATNGTVCEKVSAYINDHHCDSNMSLNFVADKFHISQSYLTRIIKKSTNLSFTEYLNKLRIQQAIFLLSSRENLLIAQIAELVGYSSQHYFSRVFKNHTGVSPVEYRNMRG from the coding sequence ATGAGAAAATTATTAATTGCAGATGATGAAAAGATAATACGCGAAGGCATAGCCAAACTCATTCAAGCCTCTAGTTTACCTGTTACTATCGTTGGGCAAGCCGCAAATGGACGACAAGCGCTCGAGATGATGCAGTCAACGCGTCCAGACCTTGTCATCATTGATATCACGATGCCTGCCATTACCGGGCTTGATGTGATTGAACAATCCAAAGATTTTCTACCGTCTTCGAAATTCATTATCGTCTCTGGGCATGACAGCTTTCCATTTGCTCAAAAAGCAATCGAATTGGGTGCCTTTCATTATCTTTTAAAACCTATCAAGCGAAGCCAGCTGTTATCCGTGGTGGAACATGCCTTAGAAACACTTGAAAAAAAAGAAGAAGTTATAGTTTCAACAGATACCGATATAACTTCTGTGTCAGATGCAACGAACGGTACGGTATGTGAAAAGGTATCCGCTTATATCAACGATCATCACTGCGATAGTAATATGAGTCTTAATTTTGTTGCTGATAAATTTCATATCAGCCAATCTTATCTGACCCGAATAATTAAGAAAAGTACCAATTTAAGTTTTACAGAATATCTAAATAAACTACGGATTCAACAAGCAATCTTTCTTTTATCTTCCAGAGAAAATCTATTAATCGCCCAAATTGCAGAACTTGTTGGTTATTCCAGTCAACATTATTTTTCTCGGGTATTCAAAAATCATACCGGTGTTTCTCCCGTAGAATATCGTAACATGCGTGGATAA
- a CDS encoding LCP family protein — MKVWVFNHKKTKESNDLSEEESNNLLEEGSNDLLEKSNGLLEESNNFLDEEQNNLLDEEQNDFLNEESNDLLEKDINDLSEEDSIYLKWKKKYRHFLVGSLVIVCIGIVSFTVGTRSGREIFYNLAGLFLHEAMDTSPEVLQPLVTPYPDDDVDSEDVVDLFSETDITEVSDKNIIPRSEEGVDNFLLLGIEEINNARNTDSIMIVSINKKSKEITLVSILRDTYIEYENRARKLNAYYAAGGMSTLISVIEENYRIKIDGYAYVNFEAFEKVVDELGGVDIELGAKEAAYLNVKNYISNPTYRNVKAGMNHLNGNQALGYARVRKVETLGGVNDDYGRTLRQRRLLTAIFDKYKKKNIFDLLSITTKCLSYVKTNVTSGQISDTIEFIVEDGITSLSSERFPYDGLFEDPHEYNGITYPILPNWEENIVRLYQDIYKDTEEEARAAYLATEN; from the coding sequence ATGAAAGTTTGGGTTTTTAATCATAAGAAAACTAAAGAATCAAATGACTTATCGGAGGAAGAATCAAACAACTTATTGGAAGAAGGATCAAATGATTTATTAGAAAAATCAAATGGCTTATTAGAAGAATCAAATAACTTCTTGGATGAAGAGCAAAATAACTTATTGGATGAAGAGCAAAATGACTTCTTGAATGAAGAATCAAATGACTTATTAGAGAAAGATATAAATGACTTATCGGAAGAAGATTCAATTTATTTAAAATGGAAGAAAAAATACCGTCATTTTTTAGTAGGTTCCCTAGTAATTGTATGTATAGGAATCGTATCATTTACCGTTGGAACACGGTCAGGACGAGAAATTTTTTATAATTTAGCAGGTTTATTTCTGCATGAGGCCATGGACACTTCACCAGAAGTTCTTCAACCATTAGTAACGCCTTACCCAGATGATGATGTGGATTCCGAGGATGTGGTTGATCTCTTTTCAGAAACAGATATCACAGAAGTATCGGATAAAAATATCATACCTAGAAGTGAGGAGGGTGTAGATAATTTTCTGTTACTCGGAATTGAAGAAATTAATAACGCAAGAAATACAGATTCTATTATGATTGTCTCCATTAATAAAAAAAGCAAGGAAATAACACTAGTATCAATACTTCGTGATACGTATATTGAATATGAGAATCGAGCTAGAAAATTAAATGCCTATTATGCAGCTGGAGGAATGAGTACACTCATCAGTGTAATTGAGGAAAATTATCGTATTAAAATAGATGGTTATGCCTATGTAAACTTTGAGGCATTTGAGAAAGTTGTTGATGAATTAGGTGGAGTTGATATAGAACTAGGAGCGAAAGAAGCTGCTTACTTAAATGTAAAAAATTATATTTCAAATCCTACCTATCGGAATGTAAAAGCTGGAATGAATCATCTTAACGGTAACCAAGCACTTGGCTATGCAAGGGTTAGAAAGGTTGAAACTTTAGGTGGAGTGAATGACGATTATGGAAGAACCTTAAGACAGCGTCGTTTACTAACTGCTATATTTGATAAGTATAAAAAGAAAAATATATTTGACCTATTATCTATCACAACAAAATGTCTATCCTATGTAAAAACGAATGTTACTAGTGGGCAAATATCAGATACAATAGAATTTATTGTTGAGGATGGAATAACAAGCTTAAGTTCAGAACGTTTCCCTTACGATGGATTGTTTGAGGATCCTCATGAGTATAATGGTATTACTTATCCTATTCTTCCTAATTGGGAAGAAAATATAGTTCGCTTGTATCAAGATATATACAAAGACACGGAAGAGGAAGCAAGAGCTGCGTATTTAGCTACGGAGAATTAG
- a CDS encoding chromosome segregation ATPase-like protein encodes MPHINRIRVNNVKYNFGTQAYDDFIMKPFCHNTLYDLANGGGKSVLMLLMLQNMIPNCTLDEKQPIEKLFRTGDGSQTIHSLIEWRLDDYDTENSFRYMLTGFCARKATNQVPEEVKDTASIEYFNYCVFYREYNENDIKNLPLVKDKERITYTGLRKYLKDLERDNNYEVKIFDRKKDYQAFVAYYGIYESEWEIIRGINKTEGHVRTYFETNYKTTRKVVEDLLIEEIIQKSFTQKAGSSEEEETMSKTLLDIREKLLELSRCKDEIANYDKQIDVLQNFSHRLEGFVDLYQEKEQCEEELRKVYLKASDMTEESKAKYENLKNQVRESEEKREDLKKRLESIRVFETKKETINLRERLEKTEEEYQILLDKLQLNEAQLMKKESMNDYLEYLSEKQKRNEVLESIRAVQNNNSDLLSEIHSLVSEKKKRLDAYRTECVYFLDSLNLEIIEVQKALEVVNDKALSGEKEYAVVTHQLQVLNSKRQELGEKITTLLREANLLLIEETEKQKQESETKLSSLREKKKVTEEKKLLEEASYQEAKISVAKLSLQSTTYKDQQEEEEKQIEKIVIERKKLDQLLHAYGQSGLKELKQEIYKRLRKVIQTIASEKEIVLKLKKEKEDLELGRFSGNEGVLQLAASTLKSHYGIDAVTGVEYLHSLDAKKRSDLSLNLPYLPYSIILKGEVSTEEIMLKGKEFEEYVIPVILEQSLDWVDKLSLPKGISLLSKDQSILFDEERIKKEVNKLEDEIKDRENRIYRLEDQEKTYSEDEEKVSLYQGNQEEVYEQLMESTKARKHKFEEVEIELRKRREECEERENQIIAFGQLVVEIQKEIESTGRELRNLEELLILKKEFTSCETELFREETRKQKIKELLSQVAQEKVMLFEKGKELESVRNSNKEALNKQELLWESKYQIYYKDGEHKGISLTEEELTTKLHGCLSALESKHTDLEDKNRLVNSYVNAMNRCLKSIQGRSLSVSLLEQMQQENRLFETSESEISSLREVCISLEKETESAKATCDTLRSDYQRLLGKCDQAVSALKEQYGDGPFESFDGFDLERLAIDTKEQFNRLEAEAKKYQSVLEACKKEEALFEEMKKDIVRMRKVADTSTFETTIDSNRVKYTGLSADEIFSELKELESHFIENEKSVKQKQEEFAHNKGKTMDSLKLLGAVMLADEISQNVKRPNTESETRKLINSLSEVNDCLTLEKDRIFKGIEDMQNIKDNFENQCLQRCIYIKTELERLPKLSRITLEGELIPMISLHIPYVKEEFYKDKMSSYIDEIVKGADSMKDINDKLKFIRNALSLKKLFSVIVTDMNAIKLSLYKRERIKEQSRHLRYEEAVGSTGQSQGIYTQFLISIINYITNINSHRTENSGLRKVIFIDNPFGAAKDVYIWEPIFELLKANQVQLIVPARGTTPAITSRFDVNYILGQKLIDQRQQTVVVDYHSSVEARETEFTPLKYEQTSFEFYQ; translated from the coding sequence ATGCCACACATTAATCGTATCCGTGTAAACAACGTAAAATATAACTTTGGTACGCAGGCGTATGATGATTTTATCATGAAGCCCTTCTGTCACAACACACTCTATGACCTTGCAAATGGCGGTGGTAAAAGTGTATTAATGCTACTTATGCTACAGAACATGATTCCAAATTGTACCTTAGATGAAAAACAGCCGATTGAAAAGTTGTTTCGTACCGGGGACGGAAGCCAGACCATCCATTCATTAATTGAGTGGAGATTAGATGATTACGATACCGAAAATAGCTTTCGTTATATGCTGACAGGATTTTGCGCAAGAAAAGCAACGAACCAGGTACCAGAAGAGGTAAAGGATACCGCCTCGATTGAGTACTTTAATTATTGTGTGTTTTATAGGGAATATAATGAAAATGATATTAAAAATCTTCCACTTGTAAAGGACAAAGAGAGGATTACTTATACAGGACTTAGAAAATATCTAAAGGATTTAGAACGTGATAATAATTATGAGGTTAAAATTTTTGACCGTAAGAAGGATTATCAGGCATTCGTTGCTTACTATGGAATTTATGAAAGTGAATGGGAGATCATTCGTGGTATTAATAAAACCGAAGGCCATGTAAGAACTTATTTTGAAACAAATTATAAAACTACTCGTAAAGTAGTGGAGGATTTATTAATCGAAGAGATTATTCAAAAGTCCTTTACACAAAAAGCAGGTAGCTCTGAGGAAGAAGAAACGATGTCCAAAACCTTACTCGATATTAGAGAAAAGCTTTTGGAATTATCTCGCTGTAAGGATGAAATTGCAAATTACGATAAACAAATAGATGTATTACAAAATTTCTCCCATCGTTTAGAGGGCTTCGTCGATTTATATCAGGAGAAAGAACAGTGCGAAGAGGAATTAAGGAAGGTATATCTAAAAGCTTCCGATATGACAGAGGAGTCGAAAGCAAAATACGAAAATCTAAAAAATCAGGTAAGAGAGAGTGAAGAAAAGCGTGAGGATTTAAAAAAACGCCTCGAAAGTATCCGAGTATTTGAAACAAAGAAAGAGACGATTAACCTTCGTGAGCGACTAGAAAAAACTGAAGAAGAGTATCAGATTCTGCTTGACAAGTTGCAGTTAAATGAAGCTCAGTTAATGAAAAAGGAATCAATGAATGATTACCTTGAATATCTTAGCGAGAAGCAGAAGAGAAATGAGGTATTAGAATCTATTCGTGCGGTTCAAAATAATAATTCTGACCTGCTATCGGAGATTCATTCCCTAGTATCTGAAAAGAAGAAGCGCCTAGATGCCTATAGAACAGAGTGTGTTTATTTCTTGGATAGCCTTAACCTTGAGATAATTGAAGTACAAAAGGCGCTTGAGGTCGTAAATGACAAGGCACTATCTGGAGAAAAAGAATATGCGGTTGTTACCCATCAATTACAGGTGCTAAATAGTAAGAGACAGGAGCTAGGAGAAAAGATTACGACCCTTTTAAGAGAGGCCAATCTTTTATTAATAGAGGAAACCGAAAAGCAAAAACAGGAAAGTGAAACAAAACTAAGTTCACTTAGAGAAAAGAAGAAGGTGACAGAGGAGAAAAAGTTACTAGAAGAAGCGTCCTATCAGGAAGCAAAAATCAGTGTAGCAAAGCTCTCACTTCAAAGTACTACCTATAAGGATCAGCAAGAGGAAGAAGAAAAACAGATTGAAAAAATTGTTATAGAGCGAAAAAAATTAGATCAACTACTTCATGCTTATGGGCAAAGTGGACTTAAAGAGTTAAAGCAAGAGATTTACAAACGACTTAGAAAAGTTATTCAAACAATTGCTTCAGAAAAAGAAATTGTGTTGAAACTGAAAAAAGAAAAAGAAGACTTAGAGTTAGGACGTTTCTCTGGCAATGAAGGGGTGTTACAGCTAGCGGCTTCAACACTGAAATCACATTATGGCATTGATGCAGTGACAGGGGTAGAGTACCTTCATTCCCTAGATGCAAAGAAACGAAGTGACTTAAGTTTAAACCTACCATATCTTCCATACTCTATCATCCTTAAAGGAGAAGTAAGTACAGAAGAAATTATGCTAAAAGGGAAAGAATTTGAGGAATATGTAATCCCGGTAATTCTGGAACAAAGTTTAGATTGGGTAGATAAGTTATCACTACCAAAAGGAATTAGCTTATTGTCAAAGGATCAGAGTATTCTTTTTGATGAGGAACGTATTAAAAAGGAAGTTAATAAACTTGAGGATGAAATTAAGGATAGAGAAAACCGCATCTATCGATTAGAAGATCAGGAAAAGACATATTCAGAAGATGAGGAAAAGGTGTCTCTCTATCAGGGAAATCAAGAAGAAGTATATGAGCAGTTGATGGAAAGTACTAAAGCACGAAAGCACAAATTTGAGGAAGTAGAAATTGAGCTTAGAAAAAGACGTGAAGAGTGTGAAGAGAGAGAAAATCAGATCATAGCTTTCGGTCAGTTAGTTGTTGAAATACAAAAAGAGATAGAGTCAACAGGTAGAGAGTTAAGAAATTTAGAGGAGTTACTTATTCTTAAGAAAGAGTTTACCTCTTGTGAAACTGAGCTTTTTAGGGAAGAAACAAGAAAACAAAAGATAAAAGAACTTTTATCTCAAGTAGCACAAGAAAAGGTAATGTTATTTGAAAAAGGTAAGGAGCTTGAATCTGTTAGAAATTCTAACAAAGAAGCCTTAAATAAACAGGAACTCTTATGGGAAAGTAAATACCAGATTTATTATAAGGACGGGGAGCATAAAGGAATATCTCTTACAGAAGAAGAGCTAACAACGAAACTCCATGGATGTTTATCTGCGTTAGAATCAAAGCATACAGATTTAGAAGATAAAAATCGTTTAGTAAATTCTTATGTGAATGCTATGAATCGTTGTCTTAAGAGTATTCAAGGTAGAAGCCTCTCCGTTTCATTGTTAGAACAGATGCAACAGGAAAATCGTCTTTTTGAAACAAGCGAAAGTGAGATTTCCTCATTAAGAGAAGTTTGTATATCACTGGAAAAGGAAACTGAAAGTGCGAAGGCAACCTGCGATACTCTCCGTTCGGATTATCAAAGGCTTCTTGGTAAGTGTGATCAAGCGGTTAGTGCATTAAAAGAACAGTATGGGGATGGTCCTTTTGAGTCTTTTGATGGCTTTGACTTAGAAAGATTAGCAATTGATACCAAAGAGCAATTTAATCGTTTAGAAGCAGAGGCAAAGAAATATCAGAGCGTATTGGAAGCTTGTAAAAAAGAAGAAGCATTATTCGAAGAGATGAAAAAAGACATCGTTCGTATGCGAAAAGTTGCAGATACGTCCACATTTGAGACCACCATAGACTCTAATCGAGTAAAATACACAGGGCTTAGCGCAGATGAGATATTCTCAGAATTGAAGGAGCTTGAGTCACATTTCATTGAGAATGAAAAAAGTGTAAAACAAAAGCAGGAGGAATTTGCTCATAATAAAGGTAAGACGATGGATTCCTTAAAACTTCTAGGTGCCGTTATGTTAGCGGATGAGATAAGCCAGAATGTAAAGCGTCCGAACACAGAGTCTGAGACCAGAAAATTAATTAATAGCCTTAGTGAGGTCAATGACTGTTTAACGTTAGAAAAAGACCGTATCTTTAAGGGAATTGAAGATATGCAAAATATCAAAGACAACTTTGAAAATCAGTGTTTACAGCGTTGTATTTATATTAAAACAGAACTGGAACGACTTCCTAAGCTTTCTCGTATTACTTTGGAAGGAGAATTAATTCCAATGATTTCTCTTCACATTCCTTATGTGAAAGAAGAGTTTTATAAGGATAAGATGTCCTCTTATATTGATGAAATTGTAAAGGGAGCGGATTCTATGAAGGATATCAATGATAAACTTAAGTTTATTCGCAACGCACTGTCTTTAAAGAAGTTATTTTCTGTTATTGTCACTGATATGAATGCAATTAAGCTTAGTTTGTATAAGAGAGAACGTATCAAAGAACAAAGCCGACATCTTCGTTATGAAGAAGCGGTTGGAAGCACAGGACAGTCACAGGGTATCTATACACAGTTTTTAATTTCGATTATTAACTATATTACGAATATCAATTCTCATAGGACAGAAAATAGTGGATTACGTAAGGTTATCTTTATTGATAATCCATTCGGTGCAGCAAAGGATGTCTATATCTGGGAGCCAATTTTTGAACTTCTTAAGGCGAATCAGGTGCAGTTAATTGTTCCTGCCAGAGGTACAACACCAGCGATTACGAGCCGATTTGATGTTAACTATATCCTTGGGCAAAAATTAATTGATCAAAGACAACAAACTGTTGTGGTAGATTATCATAGCTCAGTAGAAGCAAGAGAGACTGAATTTACTCCATTAAAGTATGAGCAGACGAGTTTTGAGTTTTATCAATAA
- a CDS encoding anaerobic ribonucleoside-triphosphate reductase activating protein: MKISGLQKLTLLDYPGHLACTIFTKGCNFRCPFCQNASLVISSEEIPQYSEDEILNFLSSRKHILEGICISGGEPTMQPDLIDFIRKVKSMGYFVKLDTNGTHPKLIRQLIDEQSVDMVAMDIKNSKESYAKTCGIEILNMDTIDESVNLLKEGVIPYEFRTTVVKELHTKKDFERIGKWLQGPSPYYLQAFVDSGDLIGTNLTGYNKQELTELLEITKLYLPNASLRGIEA; the protein is encoded by the coding sequence ATGAAAATTAGTGGATTACAAAAACTAACGCTTTTGGATTACCCTGGTCATCTTGCTTGTACGATATTTACTAAGGGCTGCAATTTTCGTTGCCCATTTTGTCAAAATGCTTCTCTTGTCATATCTTCAGAAGAAATTCCACAATATAGTGAAGATGAGATTCTAAATTTTCTATCCTCTCGTAAACATATATTAGAAGGTATCTGTATCTCTGGAGGTGAACCAACGATGCAACCAGACCTTATTGACTTTATTCGCAAAGTAAAATCAATGGGGTATTTTGTAAAGTTAGACACGAATGGTACTCATCCAAAGCTCATACGTCAACTAATCGATGAACAGTCCGTCGATATGGTAGCAATGGATATAAAAAATAGCAAAGAAAGCTATGCAAAAACTTGCGGGATTGAAATTCTTAACATGGATACTATAGATGAATCAGTGAATCTTCTGAAAGAAGGAGTGATTCCTTATGAATTTCGTACTACGGTTGTAAAAGAGCTACATACCAAAAAAGATTTTGAGAGAATAGGTAAATGGCTACAAGGGCCATCTCCTTATTATCTACAAGCGTTTGTTGATTCCGGTGACTTAATCGGTACTAATCTTACCGGTTACAATAAACAAGAACTGACTGAATTACTTGAGATAACAAAACTCTATCTACCTAATGCCTCTTTACGTGGGATCGAAGCGTAA
- a CDS encoding cyclic nucleotide-binding domain-containing protein yields the protein MLLKPNTVNQLLKNTVIFQEQEEVTYICMVLKGRITAINHGSRIVLTQGCMFGIHDLFMGRYLSNYVASEDAVIYPFPVSGVDSLHEIFAFNKDYQGVIIYSLCYHIRELSRVLEEVNRCDESLFEYLKDEYSYYVNAGHSNKMPVYAIPKIDELEVYNSEVEFNHREADFFCECSNLPLAAVKTFYGHSESMTMAHIEDACAILANLTLNCQEVTTHLENTFQLLMNNSEMCLYKRTVALYQDFKKDGFVNQELMRRIDNMVDRINSVDKVLSIYTNHSVTLERKEFEELYLSLVVESEPEETSNNDTADIKAMVDSLHGSMRQIFNFVELEKEKEVAFSKAVEYFINAEDRLSPDDDMRLKRREITKLYYEIYERAFLISYKKQKAIPKAIDLFLRYGFVDERLLTEQQLHSLCKLDAGTTDGPCRIYTLYEWLSLIIQGKREPSKSEFDLEYMDHLRALRKRGEITESKEKELLVDMEEKLHYEITNMFAYNNKLLNGQISIFLPILYKEQFYNVIEKAILTKQKINDSFEKVLAIDYSAFHRESLYVNAEAGIEKEYIMKQVFPEIIILPIVGSNGSMWQEISSKRRNNPGRFLFPQFIDSNLDDIMIRLFGRFRWELCRCIQGTAWNDLKHKSLTSEYVDYIQFYRRNHDLSEERKEKLKLQIQKGRNNTREIFVIDYEAWIKGEATGAIRLNKVARELLATYCPFSKEIREKLSTQPLFVEAFGRSQRNTVKKIRELELRFHALTKEKIELTKELEDTMFFYREL from the coding sequence TTGTTATTAAAACCAAATACGGTCAATCAATTATTAAAAAACACCGTTATTTTTCAAGAACAAGAAGAAGTAACTTACATATGCATGGTGCTAAAAGGTCGTATAACTGCGATTAATCATGGGAGCCGTATCGTCCTAACGCAGGGATGTATGTTTGGCATTCATGATTTATTTATGGGTAGATATTTAAGTAATTATGTAGCATCAGAGGACGCAGTTATTTATCCTTTCCCGGTAAGTGGAGTGGATTCCCTTCATGAAATTTTTGCCTTCAATAAAGATTACCAAGGTGTTATCATTTATTCCCTTTGCTATCATATTAGGGAATTAAGTAGGGTATTAGAGGAAGTTAATCGTTGCGACGAGTCTCTATTTGAGTATTTAAAGGATGAATATTCCTATTATGTTAATGCAGGTCATAGCAATAAGATGCCTGTTTATGCTATACCTAAAATTGATGAATTAGAAGTTTATAATTCAGAGGTTGAATTTAATCATAGAGAAGCGGATTTCTTTTGTGAATGTTCCAATTTACCACTAGCTGCGGTAAAGACATTTTATGGGCATAGTGAGAGCATGACAATGGCACATATCGAGGATGCGTGCGCTATTCTTGCGAATCTTACATTAAATTGTCAAGAGGTTACTACTCATCTTGAGAATACCTTTCAGCTTCTTATGAACAACAGTGAAATGTGTCTCTATAAAAGAACAGTAGCACTATATCAGGATTTTAAGAAGGATGGTTTTGTTAATCAAGAATTAATGCGTCGAATTGACAATATGGTAGACCGCATTAATTCTGTAGACAAAGTATTATCGATATATACAAATCATAGTGTAACGCTGGAACGCAAAGAGTTTGAAGAATTGTATTTAAGTCTTGTGGTAGAAAGTGAACCAGAGGAAACTTCAAATAATGATACTGCAGATATTAAAGCTATGGTAGATTCTTTACATGGTTCGATGCGACAGATATTTAATTTCGTTGAGCTAGAAAAAGAAAAAGAAGTAGCCTTCTCTAAGGCAGTTGAATATTTTATAAATGCAGAAGATCGCTTATCTCCAGACGATGATATGAGGTTAAAAAGAAGGGAAATTACAAAGCTATATTATGAAATATATGAACGTGCTTTCCTAATATCCTATAAAAAGCAAAAAGCTATTCCTAAGGCAATTGATTTATTTTTAAGATATGGATTCGTAGATGAGCGATTATTAACCGAACAACAACTTCATTCCTTATGCAAATTAGATGCTGGAACAACAGATGGGCCTTGTCGTATTTATACGTTGTATGAATGGTTAAGCTTAATTATTCAAGGAAAAAGAGAACCATCCAAAAGTGAATTTGACTTAGAATATATGGATCATCTCAGAGCATTGCGTAAAAGAGGAGAAATCACAGAGAGTAAAGAGAAAGAGCTTCTCGTTGATATGGAGGAAAAACTTCATTATGAGATTACGAATATGTTCGCCTATAACAATAAGTTATTAAATGGACAAATCTCAATTTTTCTTCCTATCCTTTATAAAGAGCAATTCTACAATGTTATAGAGAAAGCTATTCTTACCAAGCAAAAAATTAATGATTCCTTTGAGAAGGTACTTGCAATTGATTACTCTGCTTTCCACCGTGAGTCCCTCTATGTCAATGCGGAAGCCGGAATAGAGAAAGAATATATTATGAAACAAGTATTTCCAGAGATTATCATTCTTCCAATTGTCGGTTCGAATGGTTCTATGTGGCAGGAGATTAGTAGTAAGAGAAGAAATAATCCGGGACGTTTTTTATTTCCACAGTTTATAGATTCCAATTTAGATGATATTATGATACGATTGTTTGGACGATTCCGTTGGGAATTATGCAGATGTATTCAGGGAACTGCTTGGAATGATTTAAAACATAAGTCCCTTACCTCAGAGTATGTAGATTATATTCAGTTCTACCGTAGAAATCATGATTTATCAGAGGAGCGGAAAGAAAAGTTAAAACTACAGATTCAAAAGGGAAGAAATAATACAAGAGAAATATTTGTTATAGATTATGAGGCATGGATTAAAGGAGAGGCGACTGGTGCCATTCGGCTGAATAAGGTGGCAAGAGAACTTCTTGCGACGTATTGTCCATTCTCTAAAGAGATACGTGAGAAACTATCTACGCAACCGTTGTTTGTGGAGGCGTTTGGTAGGAGCCAACGTAATACTGTTAAGAAGATCAGAGAATTAGAACTTCGTTTCCATGCATTAACTAAGGAAAAAATCGAGTTGACAAAGGAACTAGAGGACACGATGTTCTTCTATCGAGAACTTTAA